The following coding sequences are from one Culex quinquefasciatus strain JHB chromosome 1, VPISU_Cqui_1.0_pri_paternal, whole genome shotgun sequence window:
- the LOC119765671 gene encoding myb-like protein D, producing the protein NNNNNNNNNNNNNNNNNNNNNNNNNNNNNNNNNNNNNNNNNNNNNNNNNNNNNNNNNNNNNNNNNNNNNNNNNNNNNNNNNNNNNNNNNNNNNNNNNNNNNNNNNNNNNNNNNNNNNNNNNNNNNNNNNNNNNNNNNNNNNNNNNNNNNNNNNNNNNNNNNNNNNNN; encoded by the coding sequence aataataataataataataataataataataataataataataataataataataataataataataataataataataataataataataataataataataataataataataataataataataataataataataataataataataataataataataataataataataataataataataataataataataataataataataataataataataataataataataataataataataataataataataataataataataataataataataataataataataataataataataataataataataataataataataataataataataataataataataataataataataataataataataataataataataataataataataataataataataataataataataataataataataataataataataataataataataataataataataataataataataataataataataat